The following are encoded together in the Halopiger aswanensis genome:
- a CDS encoding DUF5789 family protein, which translates to MSDDEDEEPAVSLGEHTPVEGAPLARVTSRLTWPKEKSEIDRLEGDSVIRTPDGPRELSAVLEAVDETYFQRHQEFERHVRDVIGTGPIPTADE; encoded by the coding sequence ATGAGCGACGACGAGGACGAGGAACCGGCCGTTTCGCTCGGAGAGCACACGCCCGTCGAGGGCGCCCCCCTCGCTCGGGTGACGTCGCGGCTGACCTGGCCCAAGGAAAAGAGCGAGATCGATCGCCTCGAGGGCGACAGCGTGATCCGCACGCCCGACGGCCCCCGCGAGCTATCGGCGGTTCTCGAGGCGGTCGACGAGACGTACTTCCAGCGCCACCAGGAGTTCGAGCGTCACGTCCGCGACGTGATCGGGACGGGCCCGATTCCGACCGCGGACGAGTAA
- a CDS encoding CPBP family glutamic-type intramembrane protease, whose amino-acid sequence MAAEAGRGVGWLREQFDRLSWVQKSLLAGAVLTLLWMYLVPAELGPRTVVDSVLLIGGPLALGLSHGRHVGWNINRVAVRNAVLLALFVLPFYLVGSTLPPIRAFYPIWETSAAPSEFVPHAIKLFTLALAAETYYRGLLCVGVKELGFKAVFISPVVYMLHHASKPTLEFVLSGPTDVLFGAIDYKSDSILPSVIAHGAGLVLLDWLVLHEPLFDPTPFLRALEWLPLF is encoded by the coding sequence GTGGCGGCGGAAGCGGGCCGCGGCGTCGGCTGGCTTCGCGAGCAGTTCGACCGCCTCTCGTGGGTCCAGAAGTCGCTACTGGCGGGTGCCGTTCTGACGCTGCTGTGGATGTACTTGGTTCCCGCCGAGCTGGGGCCACGAACGGTCGTCGACAGCGTTCTACTGATCGGTGGCCCCCTCGCGCTGGGCCTGTCGCACGGGCGCCACGTCGGCTGGAATATCAACCGGGTCGCCGTTCGGAACGCCGTCTTGCTCGCGCTGTTCGTGCTCCCCTTTTATCTGGTAGGCTCGACGCTCCCGCCGATCCGCGCGTTCTACCCGATCTGGGAGACGTCGGCGGCGCCGTCCGAGTTCGTGCCCCACGCGATCAAGCTGTTCACGCTGGCGCTGGCCGCCGAGACCTACTACCGCGGACTGCTCTGCGTCGGCGTCAAGGAACTGGGGTTCAAGGCGGTGTTCATCAGCCCCGTCGTCTACATGCTCCACCACGCCTCGAAGCCGACCCTCGAGTTCGTGCTCTCGGGGCCGACGGACGTCCTCTTCGGCGCGATCGACTACAAGTCCGACTCGATCCTTCCCTCGGTGATCGCCCACGGCGCCGGCCTCGTCCTGCTGGACTGGCTGGTGCTCCACGAGCCGCTGTTCGATCCGACGCCGTTCCTGCGGGCCCTCGAGTGGCTGCCGCTGTTCTGA
- a CDS encoding DUF302 domain-containing protein, with amino-acid sequence MSLPIDPATIDPEAFGEKQAVLEMDHEAAIEHVREVCEDVGFGIPVEFSPSELLNEKVDADRDPYYVLGACNPEIADRALDETPRIGGLFPCNMIVWQEEPGRQRVYHVSIMKIARLLGTAPNNEEWADIVDTTGDLTEEAFERFDSVETETEDAD; translated from the coding sequence ATGAGTCTCCCCATCGATCCCGCGACGATCGACCCCGAGGCGTTCGGCGAGAAGCAGGCCGTCCTCGAGATGGACCACGAGGCGGCGATCGAGCACGTCCGCGAGGTCTGCGAGGACGTCGGGTTCGGTATCCCCGTCGAGTTCTCGCCGTCCGAGTTGCTCAACGAGAAGGTCGACGCCGACCGCGACCCCTACTACGTGCTCGGCGCCTGCAACCCCGAAATCGCGGACCGGGCGCTCGACGAGACGCCCCGCATCGGCGGGCTCTTTCCCTGTAACATGATCGTCTGGCAGGAGGAGCCGGGCCGCCAGCGGGTCTACCACGTCTCGATCATGAAGATCGCGCGCCTGCTCGGGACGGCGCCGAACAACGAGGAGTGGGCCGACATCGTCGACACGACGGGCGATCTCACCGAAGAAGCGTTCGAGCGGTTCGACTCGGTCGAGACCGAGACCGAAGACGCGGACTGA
- the arcD gene encoding arginine/ornithine antiporter ArcD, whose protein sequence is MALDFTPTTIDDLDPDRRPSFRLALVPVLAVVLFLGIGSAVLGLAPHGPLLWSIVATGAFGRYLGYTWDDLSEGITNGLVMGMQALLIIFTIYALIATWVDAGTIPAMMYYGLELLSPQVFLPAAAILAAVVAFSIGSSWTTVGTLGVAFVGIGAGLGVPAPMTVGAVISGAYAGDKQSPLSDTTNLAAGVTNTPLYDHIYRMRTGTVIAFGLSVLGFAALGLQFGGAVPADQIAEIQTALADTYSLSVLAFVPLVVTFGLALRGYPALPTLVAGVFAGIITTILVQGTGFVPAWEVFMGGTAPETGSELVDDLLATGGLTGSAWTITVVVAALALGGLLERIGVLAVLAHRLSQGVRSSGSLIAGTGVSAIVINALTAQQYMSIVLPGVTLRNLYDEFGLDSEELSRAVEAAGTPTGALLPWHAGGVFMAGATGVPTLEYAPFYLFGFLSPLVLFAMALSGFGIPTTSRTERVQHAD, encoded by the coding sequence ATGGCACTCGACTTTACACCGACGACGATCGACGACCTCGATCCGGATCGGCGCCCCTCGTTCCGGCTGGCGCTCGTTCCGGTGCTCGCGGTCGTCCTCTTTCTGGGGATCGGCTCGGCCGTGCTCGGCCTCGCCCCCCACGGACCGCTGCTCTGGAGCATCGTTGCGACGGGCGCGTTCGGCCGCTACCTCGGCTACACCTGGGACGACCTCTCCGAGGGGATCACGAACGGGCTGGTGATGGGGATGCAAGCGCTGCTGATCATCTTCACCATCTACGCCCTGATCGCGACCTGGGTCGACGCCGGCACGATCCCGGCGATGATGTACTACGGCCTCGAGTTGCTCTCGCCGCAGGTGTTCCTGCCCGCGGCGGCGATCCTGGCGGCCGTCGTCGCGTTCTCGATCGGCTCCTCGTGGACGACGGTCGGAACGCTCGGCGTCGCGTTCGTCGGCATCGGCGCCGGACTCGGCGTTCCCGCCCCGATGACCGTCGGCGCGGTCATTTCGGGCGCCTACGCGGGGGACAAGCAGTCCCCGCTCTCGGACACGACGAACCTCGCAGCCGGTGTAACGAACACGCCGCTGTACGACCACATCTACCGCATGCGGACGGGGACCGTGATCGCCTTCGGCCTCTCGGTGCTCGGCTTCGCCGCGCTCGGCCTCCAGTTCGGCGGCGCCGTGCCGGCCGATCAGATCGCGGAGATTCAGACCGCGCTCGCGGACACGTACTCGCTGTCCGTGCTCGCGTTCGTGCCGCTCGTGGTCACGTTCGGCCTCGCGCTCCGGGGCTACCCGGCGCTGCCGACGCTCGTCGCCGGCGTCTTCGCGGGCATTATCACCACGATCCTCGTCCAGGGAACGGGCTTCGTCCCCGCCTGGGAAGTCTTCATGGGCGGCACCGCACCCGAGACGGGGTCGGAGCTCGTGGACGACCTGCTCGCCACCGGCGGGCTCACCGGCTCGGCCTGGACGATCACCGTCGTCGTCGCGGCGCTGGCGCTGGGCGGTCTGCTCGAGCGCATCGGCGTCCTCGCGGTGCTCGCGCACCGGCTCTCGCAGGGCGTCCGAAGTTCGGGCAGTCTGATCGCCGGCACCGGCGTCTCCGCGATCGTCATCAACGCATTGACCGCCCAGCAGTACATGAGCATCGTCCTGCCGGGCGTGACGCTGCGGAACCTCTACGACGAGTTCGGACTCGACAGCGAGGAACTGTCCCGCGCCGTCGAGGCCGCCGGGACGCCGACCGGTGCGCTCCTGCCGTGGCACGCCGGCGGCGTCTTCATGGCCGGCGCAACCGGCGTTCCCACGCTCGAGTACGCGCCGTTCTACCTGTTCGGCTTCCTCTCGCCGCTGGTGCTATTTGCCATGGCGTTGTCCGGGTTCGGCATTCCGACGACGAGTCGGACCGAGCGCGTGCAACACGCCGACTGA
- a CDS encoding cold-shock protein: MATGTVDFFNDTGGYGFISTEDADDDVFFHMEDVGGDDLEEGQELEFDIEQAPKGPRATNVTRF, encoded by the coding sequence ATGGCAACTGGTACTGTTGATTTCTTCAACGACACGGGCGGTTACGGTTTCATCTCGACTGAGGACGCGGACGACGACGTGTTCTTCCACATGGAAGACGTTGGCGGCGACGACCTCGAGGAAGGACAGGAACTCGAATTCGACATCGAACAGGCTCCCAAGGGCCCGCGAGCGACGAACGTCACTCGCTTCTAA
- the nreA gene encoding DNA repair protein NreA yields the protein MRLDEYIEDLEPDEEAQRRRLAKEKSYEITDHLEEFEQRFDDALSGDTLVGSTSPSIFVGRSNYPDIPVGLLSPVGDEDDAEDYVTDGEWYQQGYAINDVLQRRTGLLNSNKRANVDSPSIASRLTPNVHDAWNGFVGVQREVAIADRPVDLEIGLDDTPDLGLDAGTDVATPRGPRANARNAELRENPYVPKPVKKTLEDDDWQAQGAMTYLYRRGFDVYEINSILSAGALGEAEQRRLVPTRWSITAVDDTVGQFLRGRIRNAPSIDEVQVWANEYMGNRYWVVLAPGNWEFELVEMKAPGSIWNPDPEGNTWMASASEGYEGRSSYVEETAGAYYAARLGVLEHLESIGRQAKCLVLREVSDDYWAPVGVWQVRESVRNAFDGEYGEAETFHGAVAEIATQLPVSRQRLRRKSELAAGLQANLSAFSSIE from the coding sequence ATGCGCCTCGACGAGTACATCGAGGACTTAGAGCCCGACGAGGAGGCCCAGCGTCGCCGCCTCGCCAAGGAGAAGTCCTACGAGATCACCGACCACCTCGAGGAGTTCGAGCAGCGGTTCGACGACGCGCTCAGCGGCGACACGCTCGTCGGCTCGACCTCGCCCTCGATCTTCGTCGGGCGGTCGAACTACCCGGATATCCCCGTCGGCCTGCTCTCGCCCGTCGGCGACGAGGACGACGCCGAGGACTACGTCACCGACGGCGAGTGGTACCAACAGGGATACGCGATCAACGACGTGCTCCAGCGCCGGACGGGGCTGTTGAATTCGAACAAGCGCGCGAACGTCGACTCGCCCTCGATCGCGAGCCGGCTCACGCCGAACGTCCACGACGCCTGGAACGGCTTCGTCGGCGTCCAGCGCGAGGTCGCGATCGCGGACCGGCCGGTCGACTTAGAGATCGGGCTCGACGATACGCCGGACCTCGGTCTCGACGCAGGGACGGACGTCGCGACGCCCCGCGGCCCGCGCGCGAACGCCCGCAACGCCGAGCTCCGGGAGAATCCCTACGTGCCGAAGCCGGTCAAGAAGACCTTAGAGGACGACGACTGGCAGGCTCAGGGCGCGATGACCTACCTCTACCGGCGCGGGTTCGACGTCTACGAGATCAACTCGATCCTGTCGGCCGGCGCCCTGGGCGAGGCCGAACAGCGTCGGCTCGTCCCGACGCGGTGGTCGATCACGGCCGTCGACGACACCGTCGGCCAGTTCCTTCGCGGGCGCATCCGCAACGCGCCGAGCATCGACGAGGTACAGGTCTGGGCCAACGAGTACATGGGCAACCGCTACTGGGTCGTCCTCGCGCCCGGCAACTGGGAGTTCGAACTCGTCGAGATGAAGGCGCCCGGCAGCATCTGGAACCCCGATCCCGAGGGCAACACGTGGATGGCCAGCGCCTCGGAGGGGTACGAGGGTCGCTCGAGCTACGTCGAGGAGACTGCGGGCGCCTACTACGCCGCTCGGTTGGGCGTCCTCGAGCACCTCGAGTCGATCGGCCGCCAGGCGAAGTGTCTCGTGCTCCGGGAGGTGTCGGACGACTACTGGGCGCCGGTCGGCGTCTGGCAGGTCCGCGAGAGCGTCCGCAACGCTTTCGACGGGGAGTACGGGGAGGCCGAAACGTTCCACGGCGCGGTCGCCGAAATCGCTACCCAACTGCCGGTTTCCCGCCAGCGACTCCGCCGCAAGTCGGAACTCGCGGCCGGGCTGCAGGCGAACCTCAGCGCGTTCTCGAGTATCGAGTGA
- a CDS encoding HVO_2753 family zinc finger protein, whose protein sequence is MSTTDDRETRSCVSCGLNIAGTNAAAFKCPECGQQIYRCAKCRKQSNLYECPDCGFTGP, encoded by the coding sequence ATGAGTACGACCGACGACCGCGAGACGCGCTCGTGTGTCTCCTGCGGGCTCAACATCGCGGGGACGAACGCCGCAGCGTTCAAGTGCCCCGAGTGCGGCCAGCAGATCTACCGCTGCGCCAAGTGTCGCAAGCAGAGCAACCTCTACGAGTGCCCCGACTGCGGGTTCACCGGACCATAA
- a CDS encoding elongation factor 1-beta, producing the protein MGKVAAKIKVMPNSPEIDLDALQERLESSLPEGAKINGVEREEVAFGLTALYPTVIVPDGAGGTETVEENFSEVEGVESVEVDNVGRI; encoded by the coding sequence ATGGGTAAAGTAGCCGCCAAAATCAAGGTCATGCCGAACAGCCCCGAGATCGACCTCGACGCGCTCCAGGAGCGCCTCGAGAGTTCCCTCCCCGAGGGCGCGAAGATTAACGGCGTCGAGCGCGAGGAAGTCGCGTTCGGCCTCACCGCACTCTACCCCACCGTGATCGTCCCGGACGGCGCGGGCGGCACGGAGACCGTCGAGGAGAACTTCTCCGAGGTCGAGGGCGTCGAGAGCGTCGAAGTCGACAACGTCGGCCGCATCTAA
- a CDS encoding MFS transporter, which translates to MTVLSDPAKRRWVAWGALATVFLLVNLHRLSTAVLSERLTAAFGTSASQLGTLHAAFFLIYAVVQIPVGVLVDRIGPRRIGSIGGIVLSVGAIAFALSESYVVAFAARALIGFGSGAIFVSILRFCANWYRADEFATMTGLTAGVAGLGAILATTPLAVAVDAAGWRPTVLSLGVVGLLAAVAVAALAHDSPAAADLEPIAGVPERATTSLAETREHLRTLLRDGDQWLLSIAFFAGNGTVLTLIGLWGVPYLVVVYGLDVTTASYFTLLGSIGMLVGSPAVGWLSDRLERRLALLSAGLAIFAVALAVIPAFGRPPLPVVAGVYFVCGFLLGAVMLSLSVIKERYPASASGVATATVNAAGFVGGTVLPTVLGMALDAYRTGDTVEGTVVYTQFGYRVAFGILAVGVGVAFLCSLALLARTGRRGTEAPERSLEG; encoded by the coding sequence GTGACCGTACTGTCGGATCCCGCGAAACGTCGCTGGGTCGCGTGGGGGGCACTGGCGACGGTCTTCCTGCTGGTCAACCTGCACCGGCTCTCGACGGCAGTGCTATCGGAGCGACTGACCGCTGCCTTCGGAACGTCGGCCTCGCAGTTGGGAACGTTACACGCCGCCTTTTTCCTCATCTACGCCGTCGTCCAGATTCCGGTCGGCGTCCTCGTCGATCGAATCGGGCCGCGACGGATCGGTTCGATCGGCGGGATCGTTCTGAGCGTCGGCGCGATCGCCTTCGCCCTAAGCGAGAGCTACGTCGTCGCGTTCGCCGCACGCGCGCTCATCGGCTTCGGGAGCGGCGCCATCTTCGTCTCGATCCTCCGCTTTTGCGCGAACTGGTACCGGGCTGACGAGTTCGCGACCATGACCGGCCTGACCGCCGGCGTCGCCGGGCTCGGGGCGATCCTCGCGACGACGCCGCTCGCCGTCGCCGTCGATGCGGCCGGCTGGCGACCGACCGTCCTGAGTCTGGGCGTGGTCGGCCTCCTCGCAGCCGTCGCGGTCGCCGCCCTGGCCCACGACTCGCCGGCAGCTGCCGACCTCGAGCCGATCGCGGGCGTCCCCGAGCGCGCGACGACGTCGCTTGCGGAAACGCGCGAGCACCTCCGGACGCTCCTGCGAGACGGCGACCAGTGGCTCCTATCGATCGCCTTCTTCGCGGGCAACGGCACGGTGCTGACGCTGATCGGCCTCTGGGGCGTCCCGTATCTGGTCGTCGTCTACGGCCTCGACGTGACGACCGCGTCGTACTTCACGCTGCTCGGCTCGATCGGGATGTTGGTCGGCTCGCCGGCCGTCGGTTGGCTCTCGGATCGCCTCGAGCGCCGGCTGGCGTTGCTGTCAGCCGGTCTCGCGATCTTCGCGGTCGCGCTCGCGGTCATTCCCGCGTTCGGCCGACCGCCGCTGCCGGTCGTCGCGGGCGTCTACTTCGTCTGTGGGTTCCTCCTGGGTGCCGTCATGCTCTCGCTGTCGGTCATCAAGGAGCGGTACCCCGCGAGCGCGAGCGGCGTGGCGACGGCGACCGTCAACGCGGCCGGCTTCGTCGGTGGGACGGTGCTTCCGACCGTTCTGGGGATGGCGCTGGACGCGTACCGAACCGGCGATACCGTCGAGGGGACGGTCGTCTACACCCAGTTCGGCTACCGCGTCGCGTTCGGCATCCTCGCCGTCGGCGTCGGCGTCGCCTTCCTGTGCTCGCTCGCGCTGCTCGCGCGGACCGGGCGGCGCGGAACGGAAGCGCCGGAGCGGTCGCTCGAGGGGTGA
- a CDS encoding RNA ligase partner protein produces the protein MSADAFKQRFVLDTSLFVTEEIRREDESLEDAVCRLLDLIAHARLNLGISCYVPPTIHDELTTILEAREVDDEVYAKLNTWVVRKHPDRYEVSIPANVVYSFVDEMSDRVDRGLRVSEEAVRRAEETNGQQPLEDHEYKTEIDAVISDLREKYRSAMRTGVLDSREDFDLLILARELEAGVVTEDRGIIAWTEDFGLRYIRGREFPDLLEQYLATVDPEEKRTLD, from the coding sequence ATGTCCGCCGATGCGTTTAAACAGCGGTTCGTCCTCGACACGTCGCTGTTCGTCACCGAGGAGATCCGCCGCGAGGACGAATCGCTCGAGGACGCCGTCTGCCGACTGCTCGATCTGATCGCCCACGCGCGGCTCAACCTCGGCATCTCCTGTTACGTGCCGCCGACGATCCACGACGAACTCACGACGATACTCGAGGCCCGCGAGGTCGACGACGAGGTGTACGCGAAACTCAACACCTGGGTCGTGCGGAAACATCCCGACCGGTACGAGGTGTCCATTCCGGCCAACGTCGTCTACAGCTTCGTCGACGAAATGAGCGATCGGGTCGACCGCGGACTCCGCGTTTCCGAGGAGGCGGTCCGACGCGCCGAGGAAACCAACGGCCAGCAGCCACTCGAGGACCACGAGTACAAGACCGAGATCGACGCGGTGATCTCCGATCTGCGGGAGAAGTACCGCAGCGCGATGCGAACCGGCGTGCTCGACTCGCGGGAGGACTTCGACCTGCTGATCCTCGCCCGGGAACTCGAGGCCGGCGTCGTCACCGAAGACAGGGGAATCATCGCCTGGACCGAGGACTTCGGCCTGCGGTACATCCGCGGCCGGGAGTTTCCCGACCTGCTCGAGCAGTACCTCGCGACGGTCGATCCGGAAGAAAAGCGGACGCTGGACTGA
- a CDS encoding HTH domain-containing protein codes for MTESTTMSTDPVRVEVFLRTRTPPGVVERLRDLVARARRLEATDSVTDVRVTNWAPVCPTLEELSDDGPSVAPTVATFRSWADREGYSLEPGFARRETSSRLEDCHAAEIQVPIVSVAVYEGERLQCVTPCADGERTYTVAECLEALERGVVGPLESGPRASRGGREPWIQDDTEPAE; via the coding sequence ATGACAGAATCCACTACCATGTCGACGGACCCGGTTCGCGTCGAAGTCTTCCTCCGAACGCGGACGCCGCCGGGCGTCGTCGAACGGCTTCGCGACCTCGTCGCGCGAGCGCGCCGGCTGGAAGCGACCGATTCGGTGACCGACGTCCGCGTGACGAACTGGGCGCCGGTCTGCCCCACGCTCGAGGAACTCAGCGACGACGGCCCGTCGGTGGCGCCGACGGTGGCGACGTTCCGCTCGTGGGCCGACCGCGAGGGGTACTCCCTCGAACCCGGGTTCGCACGGCGGGAAACGTCGTCCCGGCTCGAGGACTGCCACGCCGCCGAAATCCAGGTTCCGATCGTCTCCGTGGCCGTCTACGAGGGCGAACGGCTGCAGTGTGTCACGCCTTGCGCCGACGGCGAGCGGACCTACACCGTCGCGGAGTGTCTCGAGGCGCTCGAGAGGGGTGTCGTCGGTCCGCTCGAGAGCGGCCCGCGGGCCTCCCGGGGCGGCCGAGAGCCGTGGATACAGGACGATACGGAACCGGCAGAGTAA
- a CDS encoding DUF7577 domain-containing protein gives MCADTIDRAKKADHARSVSDPARDRSALTRRRLANVRRADFRLVSLVAGMARRQPQSRNRVSCRVCGTENDGFYTYCRNCLGTLPANRV, from the coding sequence ATGTGTGCGGATACCATTGACAGGGCAAAGAAAGCCGACCATGCCCGCTCCGTCTCGGACCCTGCCCGAGATCGATCGGCGCTGACCCGGCGGAGACTTGCGAACGTCAGGCGTGCGGATTTCCGGCTGGTATCGTTAGTAGCGGGTATGGCTCGACGACAGCCCCAGTCCCGGAACCGAGTGAGCTGCCGCGTCTGCGGCACCGAAAACGACGGCTTCTACACGTACTGTCGCAACTGTCTCGGCACGTTACCCGCAAATCGAGTCTGA
- a CDS encoding RNA ligase, which yields MTDTGADADGEERTEYHTLLGIGAEAFESLEPHLETRSYEDREYRHVPDYRRGVERGTTLLEGTVVRGFPKVPRTLVLEEGIPEQFGDREEIAVEEKLNGYNVRVARVDGEVLAFSRSGMICPFTTRILDRLVDLEPLFDEYPAAMVCGEMIGPENPYTAHDYPDVESIAFRAFDWRDRESGEPLPVRERRERYERFDVPQTPLLGIYAVDEAADEVRELIADLNERGREGVVMKSPDGDVQLKYTTSAANRGDLAYAFSFPFDYGQPFMFRRLIREAFQSVEWGESDEQARERAHDLGEAILLSMRDTVETVADGDRVGERHTVRASSDTIDVLFEHLRGQGLDIEIEDDRREDGDRVVTFRKRTQSTNDKTRNYLEGQIVRE from the coding sequence ATGACCGACACCGGTGCCGACGCCGACGGCGAGGAACGCACCGAGTACCACACGCTGCTCGGGATCGGAGCGGAAGCCTTCGAGAGCCTCGAGCCCCACCTCGAGACCCGGTCGTACGAGGACCGGGAGTACCGCCACGTCCCCGACTACCGCCGCGGCGTCGAGCGCGGTACCACCCTGCTCGAGGGAACCGTCGTCCGCGGGTTCCCGAAGGTCCCCCGCACGCTCGTCCTCGAGGAGGGGATCCCCGAGCAGTTCGGCGACCGCGAGGAGATCGCCGTCGAGGAGAAGCTAAACGGCTACAACGTCCGCGTCGCCCGCGTCGACGGCGAGGTCCTCGCGTTCTCCCGTAGCGGGATGATCTGTCCGTTCACGACTCGCATTCTCGATCGGCTCGTCGACCTCGAGCCGTTGTTCGACGAGTATCCGGCGGCGATGGTCTGCGGCGAGATGATCGGGCCGGAGAACCCCTACACCGCCCACGACTACCCCGACGTCGAATCGATCGCCTTCCGCGCGTTCGACTGGCGGGACCGCGAGTCCGGCGAGCCCCTGCCGGTCCGCGAGCGCCGCGAGCGCTACGAGCGGTTCGACGTCCCGCAGACGCCGCTGCTCGGAATCTACGCCGTCGACGAAGCGGCCGACGAGGTGCGCGAGCTCATCGCGGATCTAAACGAACGGGGTCGCGAAGGGGTCGTGATGAAATCACCCGACGGCGACGTGCAGCTAAAGTACACGACCTCGGCGGCGAACCGGGGCGATCTCGCGTACGCCTTCTCCTTTCCCTTCGACTACGGACAGCCGTTCATGTTCCGGCGGCTCATCCGCGAGGCGTTCCAGTCCGTCGAGTGGGGTGAATCCGATGAGCAGGCTCGCGAGCGGGCGCACGACCTCGGCGAGGCCATCCTGCTGTCGATGCGCGACACCGTCGAAACCGTCGCCGACGGCGACCGCGTCGGCGAACGCCACACCGTCCGCGCCAGTTCGGACACGATCGACGTCCTGTTCGAGCACCTCCGCGGACAGGGACTGGATATCGAAATAGAGGACGACCGGCGCGAGGACGGGGACCGCGTCGTCACCTTCCGCAAGCGGACGCAGTCGACCAACGACAAGACGCGAAACTACCTCGAGGGGCAGATCGTCCGCGAGTGA
- a CDS encoding DUF4129 domain-containing protein: MIDDRFVALAVALVCLLAASTVAATFEAIELEGGFDAPGGPAEPIESDYGRTVGSSADDGDGGVPVVFRTLPIDDSTAASAERTADPPTGVAVAALVLVLAGIVGIGYRFTRGESVDRDGDETGTEDGDDCEVASLARGDRIREPSNDVVRAWLLFARSTVPDPERRRTRTPGEIQRRAIGNGYDRTSVRELTGLFRDVQYGPIEADPRRERRAAALLTRIAESNVGEGDSA, encoded by the coding sequence ATGATCGACGATCGGTTCGTCGCGCTCGCCGTCGCGCTCGTCTGTCTCCTCGCCGCCTCGACGGTCGCCGCGACGTTCGAAGCGATCGAACTCGAGGGCGGATTCGACGCGCCCGGCGGCCCCGCAGAACCGATCGAATCCGACTACGGCAGGACGGTCGGTTCGAGCGCCGACGACGGCGACGGGGGCGTTCCCGTCGTGTTCCGGACGCTCCCGATCGACGATTCGACGGCGGCGTCGGCGGAACGAACGGCCGATCCGCCCACCGGGGTAGCGGTCGCCGCGTTAGTGCTGGTCCTCGCGGGGATCGTCGGAATCGGTTATCGCTTCACTCGCGGCGAGTCGGTCGACCGAGATGGGGACGAAACCGGAACCGAGGACGGAGACGACTGCGAGGTCGCCAGCCTGGCTCGCGGCGATCGAATTCGGGAGCCGTCGAACGACGTCGTCCGTGCCTGGCTGCTGTTCGCTCGGTCGACGGTACCCGATCCGGAGCGCAGGCGAACGCGAACGCCCGGTGAAATTCAGCGGCGAGCGATCGGAAACGGCTACGATCGGACGAGCGTGCGCGAACTGACGGGCCTCTTCCGTGATGTCCAGTACGGCCCGATCGAGGCCGACCCCCGCCGCGAACGACGTGCGGCCGCGCTACTGACACGAATTGCCGAGTCGAACGTCGGCGAGGGTGATTCGGCGTGA